Genomic DNA from Falco naumanni isolate bFalNau1 unplaced genomic scaffold, bFalNau1.pat scaffold_391_arrow_pat_ctg1, whole genome shotgun sequence:
cccccctccccatatcgcccccccccccccaggtctGTGTTGAGCCCCCCCCCAGTCCACATCTGGGACCCCCAGTTTGCGTCAGGGCCCCCCCCAGTCTATGTTGCCCCCCCCCAGTCCATGTTAGGGGCGCCCAGTTTGTGTCAGGGCCACCTGGTCCGTTATCGGGGGGGCCCCCAGTCTGTGTTGGGGACCCCCAGTCTGTGTCAGCCCCCCCAGTACATATCGCCCCCCCTCCCGGTCTGTGTTGGACCCCCCCAGTCCACATCAGGGACCCCCAGTTTGTATCAGGGCCCCCTGGTCTGTTATCGGGTCCCCCCCCAGTCCATGTTGGGGACCCCCAGTCTGTGTCAGCCCCCCCCAGTACATAtcgcccccacccccccagtccACATTAGGGACCCCCAGTTTGTGTCAGGGCCCCCCCCCAATCTATGTCGACCTGCCAATCCATACTGGGGACCCCCCTGCTCcatgttccccccccccccccagtccgTATCGGGGCCCCCCCCCGGTCCATGTCGCCCCCCCCCCATATCGCCCCCCGACCCCGCCACTCCCCGCAGAGCCGGACGTGGCAGCTCAGctgcgcccctccccccccccccccgcccatGCACGCGCCCCCCGAGGACGGCGAGCTGGGGGGGTGAcgctgacccccccccccatcttactgggggtgctggggctcgGTGTGGCCACCCCggctcagccccctccccccacagctgctgggtgGGCAGAGGCAGCCGCGAAGCTTCTGGACCTTCGAGTGCTACCGGCCCTTCCTCGACACCGCTACCCACCAGGTACTGGCACCAACTGGTGTCAACTGGCACCAGCCAGCATCAACCAGGGCCAACGGATGTCAACTGGCATCAACTGGTGTCAACTGGTATCAAACAACACCAACTGGTGTCAACCGGCACCAGCCAGCATTAACCAGGGCCAACGGATGTCAACTGGCATCAACTGGTGTCAACTGGTGTCAAACAACACCAACTGGtgtcagccagcagcagccagcatcaaCCAGTGCCAACGGATGTCAACTGGCATCAACTGGTGTCAACTGGTGTCAAACAACACCAACTGGtgtcagccagcaccagccagcaTCAACCAGTGCCAACGGATGTCAACTGGCATCAACTGGTGTCAACTGGTGTCAAACAACACCAACTGGtgtcagccagcaccagccagcaTCAACCAGGGCCAACGGATGTCAACTGGCATCAACTGGTGTCAACTGGTGTCAAACAACACCAACTGGtgtcagccagcagcagccagcatcaaCCAGGGCCAACGGATGTCAACCGGCATCAACTGGTGTCAAACAACACCAACTGGtgtcagccagcaccagccagcaTCAACCAGTGCCAACGGATGTCAACCGGCATCAACTGGTGTCAAACAGCACCAACTGGTACCAGCCAGCATCAACCAGTGCCAACGGACGTCAACTGGCATCAACTGGTGTCAAACACCAACTGGTGTCAGCCAGCATCAACCAGTGCCAAGGGATGTCAACTGGCATCAACTGGTGTCAACTGGTGTCAAACAACACCAATTGGTGTCAGCCAGCATCAACCAGTGCCAACGGATGTCAACTGGCATCAACTGGTGTCAAACAACACCAACTGGTGTCAGCCAGCATCAACCAGCATCAACCAGTGCCAACGGATGTCAACCGGCATCAACTGGTGTCAAACAGCACCAACTGGTACCAGCCAGCATCAACCAGTGCCAACGGACGTCAACTGGCATCAACTGGTGTCAAACACCAACTGGTGTCAGCCAGCATCAACCAGTGCCAAGGGATGTCAACTGGCATCAACTGGTGTCAACTGGTGTCAAACAACACCAACTGGtgtcagccagcagcagccagcatcagCCAGTGCCAACGGATGTCAACTGGCATCAACTGGTGTCAAACAACACCAACTGGtgtcagccagcaccagccagcaTCAACCAGTGCCAACGGATGTCAACCGGCATCAACTGGTGTCAAACAGCACCAACTGGTACCAGCCAGCATCAACCAGTGCCAACGGACGTCAACTGGCATCAACTGGTGTCAAACACCAACTGGTGTCAGCCAGCATCAACCAGTGCCAAGGGATGTCAACTGGCATCAACTGGTGTCAACTGGTGTCAAACAACACCAATTGGTGTCAGCCAGCATCAACCAGTGCCAACGGATGTCAACTGGCATCAACTGGTGTCAAACAACACCAACTGGTGTCAGCCAGCATCAACCAGTGCCAATGGATGTCAACTGGCATCAACTGGTGTCAACTGGTGTCAAACAACACCAACTGGTACCAGCCAGCATCAACCAGTGCCAATGGATGTCAACTGGCACCAGCCAGCGCCAACGGATGTCAACTGGCACCAACTGGTGTCAACCAGTGTCAAACAGCACCAACTGGTGTCAACTGGCACCAGCCAGCATCAACTGGGGTCAACTGGCACCAGCCAGCATCAACCAGTGCCAACGGATATCAACCGGCACCAACTGGAGCCAACTGGTTGTGGAGGTTCAAGCGGCACCAACTGGTCTCAACGGGCACCAACCAGTGTCAACTGGCGTCAACCAATGCCAACTGATGTTAACTGGCACCAACTGGTGCTAACTAGCATCACCCAGCGCCAACTGGTGTCAACGGGCATCAACCAGCACCAACTGGCATCAACCGATGCCAACTGGCATTAACTGGCACCAACTGGTGCCAACAAGCATCATCCAGCACCAACTGGTGTCAACCAGTGCCAAGTGGCACCAACTGGTGTCAACCGATGCCAGTTGGCGTCAACCGGCACCAACTGGTGCTAACCAGCATCATCCACCATCAACTGGTGTCAACCAGTGCCAACTGCATCAACTGGCACCAACTGGTGCCAATGGGTGTCAACCGGCACCAACTGGTGTCAACTGCTGCCAGTTGGTGCCAACTGGTGCGGCTGAGCCTCCACCATTGTCCCCAGCAGGTGCTGGAGTAGCTCACAGGCTCGGTGACGCCGCTGCCGGGGAAGAGCTTGGTGCGGCACCGTGGGCGCAATAACCCCGACCCCTACGGTGAGGGTGGGCGCAGGGGGGTCGGCATTTCAGTGGTGCCACAGTAGCGGCTCGGTGGCACCACGGTGGGGGTCTGGCAGTTTGGTGGCGCCATGGTGGGGGTTTGATGGTGCCGTGGCACCACGGTGGGGGTTTGGCAGTGCCGTGGTGCCACGGTGGAGGTTTGGTGGCACCAGTGTGGGGGTTTGGCAGCTTGGTGGCACCACGGTGGGAGTTTGGCAATTTTGTGGTGCCATGGTGGGGGTTTAGGCAGTTCAGCGGTGCTGCAGTGGGGGTTTGGTGGCACCACGGTGGGGGTTTGGCAGTGCCATGGTGCCACAGTGGAGGTTTGGTGGTTCGGTGGCACCAGTGTGGGGGTTTGGTGGTGCCATGGTGCCATGATGGGGGTTTGGTGGCACCAGTGTGGGGGTTTGGCAGTACCGCGGTGCCACAGTGGAGGTTTGGTGGCACCACGATGGGGTTTGGCAGGTCGGTGGCACCATGGTGGGGGTTCAGTGGTGCCACGGTGGGGTTTGGTGGGTCGGTGGCACCACTGTGGGGGTTTGGCGGGTTGGCAGCACCATGGTGGGGGTTCGGCGCTGACggtgcccacccccccccccctcaccagGACCCTTCTGGACCGGTTGCCACGCTGGCTGTCGGCGGGAACCTGGCGGAGACGcgagcagcccccagctgcgCCACGGTGAGCTGGGGGGTCTGCGCCCCGAAACGGGGCCGGCACggctggggggggtggcggcacagcttggggggggggctgcaccccaaaacgctgccagccccccccagctcacccccagcccccctttGCCCCCCCAGTCACCGCAGCCATCACCCCGACCTACGGGTGccggcggggtgggggtggggggggtccTGCGGTGGCCCCCCCGAGACCCTCTGCGCCTACGTGCCCACTGCTGTGagtatggggggtggggtggggggtgtcacACCACCTCTGTGCCCACCGATGTGAgtcctgggggtcctgggggggctCACACCACCTCTGCACCTACGGCTACTCCCTCTGTGCCCGTGTGCCCACCGACGTGAGTACCGGGGGTCCTGGGGGAGCtctggggggtcctgggggtgACGCCGGTGTCCCCGCAGGTGCTGCGGCTGGTGCTGGCCCTGGGTTCTCAGCcattcttggggggggggggggggggggggggggggcggcatcccccccccaccccccttggAAGGACGCGGCCCGGGCCTGTTTCTATGcaacccccccgccccaaaaTAAACCACGGGGGGTCCCCCACGCTGCGCCGACTGCTGGgttatgggggggggggggggggtaatgggggggggggggcgcggaaGGCAGGGGGGCGCGAGCCGTCGAAACCCTCCCGTTTATTGGGAACTACAGCCGGAGAAACAGCGGAACGCGCTAGTCCTACACCggggcccccccgcccccccccccggcacagGGGGGGCCCTGCcgacccccccctcccccagaggTCGGGACACGAACCGGCcggggacccccacccccccaccccccccgccagcGCTGGGGCTCGGCgctgcctgcccgtgggggagggggatggggcgagggggggggggggatggacacccccctgctgccccccccagctcctcacATGGTGGCGGCAgacagcgggggggggggggtgtgtttaaaaaaaaaaaaaaaaaaaaaaaaaagaacaaaatactcAACCCccctgagaaacaaaaaaacccaccccccaaaaaaatccacaaacacaaacaaacaaaaaaaaaccaacccccaaaaggtcaaaaccaaacaaaaatatggaaagaagCCAAAGtatccccccccaaaaaaaaaactcaccccccccaaaaaaaattcCCGAAAATACcaaccccccaaacaaaaaaagtaaccccaacccccccaaaataaaagacaaacccccccccccccaaaataaaacttgagaaaagaaacagaaaagcccggaaaataaataaaaccccagaaacccccaaaaataaaaccccctgaaaaaaatttaaaaaaaaaaaaaacaaaaaaaccaaaaaaccaaaaccacacaccccccaaaataaacccgaaaaaataaacaaaaccccccaaaataaaaaaaattaaagaaacaaaactatcccaaatataaaaaaaaccccaaaaataaacaaaaaaaaccaaaaataaaattaaatccctaaaaaataaagaaaaaaaaaaaaaccaacccaaccccccccacaattaagaaaaaacccaaccaccgATCAACCAAAAATCCACCAATCAACCAAAAATCCACCAAaaccccccaacaccccccccccccccagccccccccagccggggggcccagcctgcagcaggagggtgcCCGCCCCTCCTGGGCGgccctgggggggtgggggtcccccTGGGGGGGTCGGGGGTCCCCCTGGGTTGGGGGGGGTCCCCCAGCagtggggggtggcagggggtccccctggggtggggggggtggctCCCCTGGTgggggggggatgggagggcccccccgcccccctcaaTGGGTTttggagttgggggggggggggtccctgtggggtgggggggcgccCCCCCGGGTGGGGGGTCCCTCAGCTGCCGTAGTGCATCGTGTTGGTGGTGATGGACATGGGGGAGGCCATGGAGATGGCCGGGCCCCCCATGGTGAACTGGCTGTTCAGGGGGTAGTGGGCGCTGGAGCCCCCCCCGCTCTGCCCGCTGGAGGAGcctggggggagagggggaggggggggggaggggggggtcagggcagggggcagcgaGGGTCCCTGGGGGCGGGGAGTGGGGCTAAGGGCTTCCCAGGGAGGTCAGGGAGGGGGTCCTGGGGGTTCccaggggggtctggggggttatgaggggctgctggggggtctggggggaTCCTGGGGGGGTTGTGAGGGGCTCCCGGGGGGGTTGAGGGGGGTCTGAGCAGTTCAAAGGGGTCCCAaggggggtctggggggttgtgaggggctgctggggggtctggggggaTCCTGGGGGGGTTGTGAGGGGCTCCCGGGGGGGTTGAGGGGGGTCTGAGCAGTTCAAAGGGGTCCCAaggggggtctggggggttgtgaggggctgctggggggtctggggggaTCCTGGGGGGGTTGTGAGGGGCACCcggggggggtgaggggggtcTGAGCAGTTCAAAGGGGTCCCAaggggggtctggggggttgtgaggggctgctggggggtctgggggttCCCCAAGGGGGTCTGGGGGGATCCCGGGGGGGGTTGTGAGGGGCTCCCACGGGGTCTGGGGGGCTCCCGGGGGGGTCTGGAGGGTTCCCAGGGCAGTTGAGGGGGGTCTGAGCAGTTCAGAGGGGTCCcagggggggtctgggggtccCAAGAGGCTCCCAGGGAGGTCAAGGTGGGTCTGGAGGGGCCCCAGGGGGGCTGATCCGGGGGTCCCAAGGGGCTCCAGGGGGGGTCTGGGGGCCTCCCGGGGGGGGGTGTCCTGGGGCATTTGAGAGGGGTCTGAGCAGGTCagaggggtcctggggggtctgggggtccCAAGAGGCTCCCAGGGTgtcctggggaggtgggggggggtcCTGAGGGGGAGGTcggggggggtcccagggggggtctgggggtccCAAGGggctcctggggggggggtgtgtctgAGGGGCTCCCGGGGTGTCCTGGGGGAGGTCGGGGTGGCCCCAGGGGGTCCCGGGGGGAGGTCGGGGGGGTCCGTGCGTACCCTGGACGATGCCGGTGCTCATGATGGAGCCCATCCTGGAGTGAGTGTGGTTGACGATGCCAGTGTTGGCTGCGGGGGGAGGAGCAGGgtgaggctgggggctgctgcgcGACCCCCCCCCTCatccccccaaaccccccccctccccccacccccaccctccccccacTCACCCAAAGGAATCAGGTTGTTGTGACCCACGTTGGAGCCGCCGGCGATGACGCTGCTGAGGTCGTAGGCTGCCGGCATGCCTGCGCCACAgagagggcggggggggggcgacCCCCACCCCAAAATTAGGTTTGACAccatcctccccccccctcacccccaacCCCTACCCCGGGGGGGGTTTGgaagccccccacccccaccccggtaCCCACCGGCCACCGCCATCCCCGTGCTCATGTTGTAGGTGCTGCCCGTGTTCCACATGTTCTCCGAGGGGGACGTGTAgtgggagccgggggggggcgagggggtCGTGCCCGTGTAcctggggggggacacacacacaggcagtgAGGCCcggggggggctctgggggggtccccagccccgcacgccccccccccccccccccccacctgaAGAAGGGGTTTTTCAGGTCGAGGAGGTTGCTGGACTTGGAGCCGGTCTGGTCCACCTGGGCCACGATGCTGATGTCGTAGCTctgtctggggggggggggggggacaggctgtcagcgccccccccctccctgcgccggggcgggggaggggggacacgaccacccagccccccagcccgcaCCCCCCGGGGCAGCGGCAGCATTTGGGTCACGGCTGGCGCCGCCTGCGCTAAATACGGCACCGAaactggggcagggggtccccAGAGCCTGAAGtggggcagggcccccccacCCAGGACCAAagtggggcagggggtcccCAGAGCCTGAAGTGgggcagcccctcacccccctcccAGGACCAaagtggggcaggggggcccCCCACCCAGGACCAaagtggggcaggggggcccCCCACCCAGGACCAaagtggggcaggggggcccCAGAGCCTGAAGTGgggcagcccctcacccccctcccAGGACCAAAGTGGGGAGGAGGCCCCCCGCCCTCCCCAAGCCCAAAATGGGGCAGGGGGACCCCCCAGAGCTCAAAGTGGGGAGGGGACCCCATGGAGATGAGCCACtgaccccccccaccccccacccccaccccagagcTACTCCCAGTGCCTGGGACCGCGGCAAAACCAGTTGGTGTAAGTGATGGCaagggctcagctctggggaggggggctcgGGGCCTcggccgcggggaggggggctcagccgtggggaggggggctcggccgtggggagggggcccccccgcgccccccaccTCTTGTTGGCGATGAGGAGGCAGGTCCCTGAGAGCGTGTCGCCGGCTTTGGCGAAGAGCGGCGACTGGAAGAGGCACCGCACCTGGTACCAGTGGGTCAGCGGCTCGGTGGGGGCCGTCGAGAGCCACACCGTCATTCtaggggggaagggggggggggggggaggggaaaaaaacccagaaaaaaaaaaaaagaaaccgaAACCACCGtgagggggggaggggcgcagccctggccccccccccgccccccccccccgcgtaCATGGAGCCGATGAACGCCACGTCGAACCAGAAGGCCAAGCCGTGCACCAGCCCCGAGTGCAGCATGTGGAACTTGAAGGGGATTTCTATCCTGCGAGGCCAAAAAAGGGGCCGTTACGGGGGAGGGGcgacccccacccccacccccccaacacccTGGGGTGCCCCTTCCCCCCCCGGGGACCACCACCCACCTGTGCAAGTCGCCTTCCTTGGCTTCTAAGAAGTTCACGGTGTATTTGACCGATTTGGCCATTAAAATCCTGATATCGAAAGTGTCCTgcgggtggggggagggggagctcAGCCACCGGGACCCcccccagagccccctccccagagctCCCCCCCCGGGGGGCCACTCACCACCACGGGCTGCCTGAAATACTCATCCACGGCCGCCCCTCGGAGCGCGGAGAGGTCGACGCCGTGGAAAGACGGTTGGTACCTGGAGGGGGGGGATGGGGCGGTGGATACGTGAGGGGtaggggggggtgggggggacacacCGGGGCCGCCCCACACATTGTGGGGTAGGGGGTGGCcatcgccccccccccccccccccccggcagcggccGGACTCACCAGAAATTGGCCTTGGTGAACTGCTCCATGTAGAGCTGCTCGTCGGTGAACGGCGCCAAGTGGACGTCGCCGATCGTCGGGAACATATTCCctggaaggggaggagggggcgggGAAATATGGGGAGGGGGTCTCggtctctccccctcccccctggCTCCTAAAacgcggcgggggcggcgctCACCGCTGGGTTTCAGGTATTTTTTGGCGTGGAGGTAGCTCTCCAGCATGCGCTCGTTGAAGAGCATGTAGCCCATGGGCTCCGAGATGATGATGTCCACCTGCTCCGGCAGCGACACCTCCTCCACCTTCCCCGGGATCACCACGATCCGCTCCGTCAGGTTGTTACTCTTCACCAAAACCTGCCCCGGCAAAATCCGCCAACGTCCCGGCTGGTacaacacccccccaccccatccgTGGCTACACGGAGGGAGAGCCGCGCTCCCAGCACTACTGGGATATactggggtgggatgggatgccCGGCAGGGGGGTTTGGCACCGCGGTGGCGGCTCACCTCCGCGTGCTGCGCCATGGTGCTGGCTTCCACCGCATAGATTTTCCTCGCCCCGGCCTGTGCCGCGAAGAAGGAGAGGATGCCGGAGCCGCAGCCGACATCCAGGACGATCTGGGAGAGGAACGGGGAGGATACGGTGAATCACCGGCACCCGCTCCGGTCCGGCTGCCGGTGCCGTCACCCCATGGCCAGGACCGGGGCGCTCTCCCTCCGGAGAGGAGGGTGAGACCCGGGGACGTCAAAATTGGGCGTCCCGAGAGGGAAAACCGAGGTGGCAGTGGGCAACCACCCCTCACCGCGGCACCGGTGGGCAACCACCCCTCACCGCGGCACACCGGCACCGGGGAAGGAACCAACTCCGGCACGTTGCTCCTGCTGGAAGCGCCGGTGCCGGCACAGGCAGAACCAGCCCCGGTGGCAGCGGGACCCGGCTGCGGCGTTATCCCACCTTGGCGCTACGCTGAATCGTGCCGGGAGCTGCGGCAGCACCACCGGCTCGGCCCTGGCTGCTTCCCAGGACCGCGGGGGAGAACGGGATTAAAAGTGCCGCGGCCGAGCAGCACCTGAGCGCCCAAATCCTCTTTGATCCTATATATAACCCCCCCGGGTAGGGGGGTCGGCGGCGCGGGGAGCCGGCTGCGCCCCGGTGCCGGCACCGCACGGCTCTCGCCCAGCCCGCTGGTTCTGCCGGTGTTAAAAACCCAACCACGAGGCCGGAGATGAGGAGAAaattggggggaaaaaccaAACCGAGGCGCCTCGTCCCGCTCCGGCGCTGAATTCACGGCCCAGACCCGGAGCGGGACACCGAAAGGAGGCGGCTTTCAccaaaccc
This window encodes:
- the CARM1 gene encoding histone-arginine methyltransferase CARM1 — its product is MAAVSVFPGVRLLTIGDANGEIQRHQEQQPLRLEVRTGPDSAGLALYGHEDVCVFKCSVSRETECSRVGKQSFIITLGCNSVLVQFATPTDFCSFYNILKNCRGHNTERSVFSERTEESSAVQYFQFYGYLSQQQNMMQDYVRTGTYQRAILQNHSDFKDKIVLDVGCGSGILSFFAAQAGARKIYAVEASTMAQHAEVLVKSNNLTERIVVIPGKVEEVSLPEQVDIIISEPMGYMLFNERMLESYLHAKKYLKPSGNMFPTIGDVHLAPFTDEQLYMEQFTKANFWYQPSFHGVDLSALRGAAVDEYFRQPVVDTFDIRILMAKSVKYTVNFLEAKEGDLHRIEIPFKFHMLHSGLVHGLAFWFDVAFIGSIMTVWLSTAPTEPLTHWYQVRCLFQSPLFAKAGDTLSGTCLLIANKRQSYDISIVAQVDQTGSKSSNLLDLKNPFFRYTGTTPSPPPGSHYTSPSENMWNTGSTYNMSTGMAVAGMPAAYDLSSVIAGGSNVGHNNLIPLANTGIVNHTHSRMGSIMSTGIVQGSSSGQSGGGSSAHYPLNSQFTMGGPAISMASPMSITTNTMHYGS
- the LOC121082176 gene encoding uncharacterized protein LOC121082176 isoform X2; the protein is MSTGINWCQLVSNNTNWCQPAPASINQGQRMSTGINWCQLVSNNTNWCQPAAASINQCQRMSTGINWCQLVSNNTNWCQPAPASINQCQRMSTGINWCQLVSNNTNWCQPAPASINQGQRMSTGINWCQLVSNNTNWCQPAAASINQGQRMSTGINWCQTTPTGVSQHQPASTSANGCQPASTGVKQHQLVPASINQCQRTSTGINWCQTPTGVSQHQPVPRDVNWHQLVSTGVKQHQLVSASINQCQRMSTGINWCQTTPTGVSQHQPASTSANGCQPASTGVKQHQLVPASINQCQRTSTGINWCQTPTGVSQHQPVPRDVNWHQLVSTGVKQHQLVSASSSQHQPVPTDVNWHQLVSNNTNWCQPAPASINQCQRMSTGINWCQTAPTGTSQHQPVPTDVNWHQLVSNTNWCQPASTSAKGCQLASTGVNWCQTTPIGVSQHQPVPTDVNWHQLVSNNTNWCQPASTSANGCQLASTGVNWCQTTPTGTSQHQPVPMDVNWHQPAPTDVNWHQLVSTSVKQHQLGSTGTSQHQPVPTDINRHQLEPTGCGGSSGTNWSQRAPTSVNWRQPMPTDVNWHQLVLTSITQRQLVSTGINQHQLASTDANWH
- the LOC121082176 gene encoding uncharacterized protein LOC121082176 isoform X1 produces the protein MSTGINWCQLVSNNTNWCQPAPASINQGQRMSTGINWCQLVSNNTNWCQPAAASINQCQRMSTGINWCQLVSNNTNWCQPAPASINQCQRMSTGINWCQLVSNNTNWCQPAPASINQGQRMSTGINWCQLVSNNTNWCQPAAASINQGQRMSTGINWCQTTPTGVSQHQPASTSANGCQPASTGVKQHQLVPASINQCQRTSTGINWCQTPTGVSQHQPVPRDVNWHQLVSTGVKQHQLVSASINQCQRMSTGINWCQTTPTGVSQHQPASTSANGCQPASTGVKQHQLVPASINQCQRTSTGINWCQTPTGVSQHQPVPRDVNWHQLVSTGVKQHQLVSASSSQHQPVPTDVNWHQLVSNNTNWCQPAPASINQCQRMSTGINWCQTAPTGTSQHQPVPTDVNWHQLVSNTNWCQPASTSAKGCQLASTGVNWCQTTPIGVSQHQPVPTDVNWHQLVSNNTNWCQPASTSANGCQLASTGVNWCQTTPTGTSQHQPVPMDVNWHQPAPTDVNWHQLVSTSVKQHQLVSTGTSQHQLGSTGTSQHQPVPTDINRHQLEPTGCGGSSGTNWSQRAPTSVNWRQPMPTDVNWHQLVLTSITQRQLVSTGINQHQLASTDANWH